The following are from one region of the Quercus robur chromosome 1, dhQueRobu3.1, whole genome shotgun sequence genome:
- the LOC126721585 gene encoding uncharacterized protein LOC126721585, with protein MFNSGNNSSRGSVTPSPDMPPLPQCLPLDPIILGNQKYTRSGELRRVLGVPLGSTSEDHSFGVAHPKPPPPVATEELKHFKESVRDASRKARDRAKLLCDSIFKLDKYKEVIGSKKRQRSDLSSGERSGGVNLARMGSQIHRNSHDSVTQRLEDKTKGIGLNKRVRTSVVDVRADGRSAATSRLHMVTDKDGDLLQAVGSGSVRIEEKTRRLLAGGEGLDQKIKKKRSVGAVGNRVITGERDTKRASHPKLNPESKLRSSDAHGFRLKSSPGLVGVNKLDGSLEPASSDACTLPRNELESMPIPRDRAVQFEHRLLAKGNKSNIQEDTPVGSPNTVIKGKVSRAPRTGSVMGLDSSPNIQPSSGTFQDWEQPKGLNKVAVAGVRNNQKRMMSSGSSIHPMTQWVGQRPHKNSRTRRSNLVSPVSNHAEAQISSQSLATTDFSAKTSVVGTSSVDNNNPKIKLELENVSSPFGLSESEESGAGEHKLKEKGIDNVEVALTATHKVVPFVMPTKKNKLLSNESGDGVRRQGRSGRGSSLTRTEIPLVREKLENLSTTKPLQSVKPSSEKNRSKSGRPPSKKLKDRKASIRVGPMINNGSLNYTGESDDDREELLVAANAAHNARSLACSGPFWKKMESIFASVSSEDLSYLKQQLSFAEELDDTLSQMFGVDFNALGVGVHKEVIDYSGVRLGSHFNQELAETDSLRGRFEMKKSDKVTPLYQRVLSALIEEDEIEESYPHSEGKTLSLQYASDDSHCGSCNQIDIEPKDRDRMESEVESKVDYQMQKNCLLDRVSCDKSVVSNSFRNPSISSPLNSIEQWRGDYDISHSDLGHTSEICSNDLGQLQPRELNVASFSSSDCQYQLLCMDDRLLLELQSIGLYPETLPDLAEGEVIKQDIMDLKEGLYQQIVIKRKNLGKIDEAIQKGRDVESQTMEQVAMDQLIGIAYQKRMACRGSYASKSAVRKISKQVALAFVKRTLARCRKFEDTGNSCFSEPALQDVIFSPPPCNNDAKSVDCVGSGSASNTCNEASHQVEARGSGAVSSTFERYDSLSDNIDRGSSDALQSVIHSSEQASSKHGSVFIKGKKREMLIDDVVGSASSRMTSALDNPVLDGVKGKRSERDRDQNGDIVKSNSISGASRSSMDSFRSERKTKAKPKQKISHLSTSGSSFHGRLTEATEPACPPAQASSHSVALVTNKISRERGSRLPSNVPQESSKESEEPIDFAKLPLNELDTVEALDVPNDITEPQDLSTWLNFDDDVLQDYDCVGLEIPMDDLSELNII; from the exons ATGTTTAATTCTGGGAATAATTCAAGCCGGGGGAGTGTAACGCCATCACCAGATATGCCTCCCTTGCCTCAGTGTTTACCATTGGACCCGATTATATTGGGCAATCAGAAATATACACGCTCGGGAGAGCTAAGAAGGGTTCTGGGTGTTCCTCTTGGAAGTACATCAGAGGACCATTCCTTTGGAGTTGCCCATCCTAAACCTCCACCTCCAGTGGCTACAGAGGAGCTAAAGCACTTTAAAGAAAGTGTCCGAGATGCCTCCAGAAAGGCCAg GGATAGGGCAAAATTGTTATGCGATTCCATTTTCAAATTGGACAAGTATAAGGAAGTTATAGGCTCAAAGAAGCGACAACGTAGTGATCTTTCATCGGGTGAGAGGTCTGGTGGAGTAAACTTAGCAAGGATGGGAAGCCAGATTCACAGAAACTCTCATGACTCTGTAACTCAAAGATTGGAGGACAAAACCAAGGGTATTGGGTTGAATAAGCGTGTTCGTACTTCAGTGGTGGATGTGCGG GCAGATGGTAGGTCTGCTGCAACGTCAAGGCTTCACATGGTCACTGATAAGGATGGAGATCTTCTCCAAGCAGTTGGCAGTGGTTCTGTtcggattgaagaaaagactcGCCGATTGCTTGCTGGTGGTGAAGGATTggatcaaaaaataaagaagaagcgTTCTGTTGGGGCTGTAGGTAATAGAGTAATAACTGGTGAAAGGGATACAAAACGAGCTTCACATCCAAAGTTGAATCCTGAGTCTAAATTGCGATCTAGTGATGCTCATGGTTTCAG ATTGAAATCTAGCCCCGGACTTGTTGGAGTCAACAAGTTGGATGGTTCTCTTGAGCCTGCTAGTTCAGATGCTTGCACGTTACCCAGGAATGAACTGGAAAGTATGCCGATTCCAAGGGACCGTGCAGTTCAATTTGAACATAGACTTTTAGCAAAAGGAAACAA GTCAAATATTCAGGAGGATACCCCAGTGGGCAGTCCAAATACAGTGATAAAAGGAAAGGTTTCTAGGGCACCTCGGACTGGCTCTGTCATGGGGCTAGACTCATCTCCTAATATTCAACCTTCATCCGGAACCTTTCAAGATTGGGAACAGCCTAAAGGTCTAAATAAAGTTGCAGTTGCAGGTGTGAGAAATAACCAAAAGCGTATGATGTCTTCAGGTTCATCCATACATCCTATGACACAGTGGGTTGGTCAGAGACCACATAAAAACTCACGCACAAGGAGATCAAATTTAGTTTCTCCTGTCTCAAACCATGCTGAAGCTCAGATTTCATCTCAAAGCTTAGCAACTACTGATTTTAGTGCTAAAACTTCAGTTGTTGGGACCAGCAGTGTAGATAACaataacccaaaaattaagTTGGAACTTGAGAATGTTTCATCTCCATTTGGGTTGTCTGAAAGTGAAGAATCAGGTGCTGGCGAACACAAATTGAAAGAGAAAGGGATAGATAATGTTGAAGTTGCTTTAACTGCAACTCATAAAGTTGTGCCCTTTGTAATGCCCACAAAGAAGAATAAACTACTGAGTAATGAAAGTGGAGATGGCGTGCGTAGACAAGGAAGGAGTGGAAGGGGTTCATCTTTAACAAGAACAGAAATTCCTTTAGTGAGGGAGAAGTTGGAGAATTTATCAACCACAAAGCCCCTGCAAAGCGTGAAGCCTAGCTCTGAAAAGAACAGAAG TAAATCTGGCCGCCCACCTTCAAAAAAGCTGAAAGACCGCAAGGCTTCAATTCGTGTTGGGCCGATGATAAACAATGGTTCTTTGAATTATACAG GTGAATCTGATGATGATCGTGAAGAACTGCTTGTGGCTGCAAATGCTGCTCATAATGCTAGGA GTCTTGCCTGTTCTGGTCCATTTTGGAAGAAAATGGAATCTATTTTTGCTTCTGTCAGCTCAGAGGATTTGTCCTACTTGAAGCAGCAG CTAAGTTTTGCAGAGGAGCTTGACGATACTTTGTCTCAGATGTTTGGCGTCGATTTCAATGCCTTG GGTGTTGGTGTGCATAAAGAAGTGATTGATTATTCTGGTGTAAGACTAGGAAGCCACTTCAATCAAGAATTAGCTGAGACTGACTCTTTACGGGGAAgatttgaaatgaaaaagtCAGATAAGGTTACTCCATTATACCAAAGAGTTCTTTCTGCCCTGATAGAAGAAGATGAAATTGAAGAATCTTACCCCCACAGTGAAGGGAAAACTTTGTCTCTGCAGTATGCGAGTGATGATTCTCATTGTGGTTCATGTAACCAGATAGATATTGAGCCCAAAGACAGGGACAGAATGGAATCAGAAGTTGAGTCGAAAGTTGATTATCAGATGCAGAAGAATTGCTTGTTAGACAGAGTTTCTTGTGATAAGAGTGTTGTATCTAACTCATTTAGGAACCCAAGCATATCCAGTCCTTTAAATAGCATTGAGCAGTGGCGGGGAGATTATGACATTTCACATTCTGATCTGGGGCACACCAGTGAAATATGTTCAAATGATCTTGGTCAGCTGCAACCTAGGGAATTAAATGTTGCCAGCTTTTCTTCCTCTGACTGCCAATATCAGCTGTTGTGCATGGATGACAGGCTTCTTTTGGAACTGCAGAGTATTGGCCTATATCCAGAGACATTG CCTGATCTAGCAGAGGGAGAAGTGATTAAACAAGATATAATGGACCTTAAGGAAGGACTGTACCAACAG ATTGTGATAAAGAGGAAAAACTTGGGAAAGATTGATGAAGCTATTCAGAAAGGGAGAGATGTGGAAAGCCA GACTATGGAGCAAGTTGCGATGGACCAACTTATTGGGATTGCTTACCAAAAACGGATG GCTTGCCGTGGGAGTTATGCTTCCAAAAGTGCAGTCCGTAAGATTTCGAAACAAGTTGCATTGGCTTTTGTGAAGCGCACTCTTGCTAGATGTCGGAAATTTGAAGATACTGGCAATAGTTGCTTTAGTGAGCCTGCACTGCAGGATGTCATATTTTCGCCACCTCCATGCAATAATGATGCAAAATCGGTTGATTGTGTTGGCTCAGGAAGTGCTAGTAATACATGCAATGAAGCTTCCCACCAAGTGGAAGCTAGGGGATCAG GTGCCGTTTCTAGCACTTTTGAGAGGTATGATTCCCTCAGTGATAATATAGACAGAGGTTCATCAGATGCTCTCCAAAGTGTCATTCACTCTTCTGAACAAGCTTCTTCCAAGCATGGCTCAGTGTTCATCAAGGGAAAGAAGAGGGAAATGTTAATTGATGATGTTGTTGGAAGTGCCTCCTCAAGGATGACATCAGCTCTTGACAACCCTGTTCTTGATGGAGTAAAGGGAAAGAGAAGTGAGAGAGACAGGGATCAGAACGGAGATATTGTAAAGAGTAATTCTATCTCTGGAGCCAGTCGTTCATCAATGGACAGTTTCCGAAGTGAacgaaaaacaaaagcaaagccCAAGCAAAAGATTAGTCATCTATCAACATCAGGAAGCAGTTTCCATGGCAGGCTTACAGAAGCAACAGAACCTGCTTGTCCACCAGCTCAGGCATCTAGTCACTCAGTGGCTCTTGTTACCAATAAAATAAGCAGAGAAAGGGGGTCACGCTTGCCCAGTAATGTTCCGCAGGAATCATCTAAAGAGTCGGAGGAACCCATTGATTTTGCTAAGTTGCCACTAAATGAATTAGATACAGTGGAAGCACTAGATGTACCCAATGACATTACTGAACCTCAAGATCTGAGTACTTGGTTGAACTTTGATGACGATGTCTTGCAAGACTATGATTGTGTAGGTCTCGAAATACCAATGGATGACCTATCGGAGTTGAACATTATCTGA